TACGGCTGGATATGCCAAATGCTGTTGGCATATTCGGTAATGGTGCGGTCGCTGGAAAACCGGCCGGAGCGGGCAATGTTCGCGGCCGCCGCCTGCCAGCGGGCGGGGTTGTCGCGGAACAGGCGGTCAATCCTGGCCTGCGCTTCCAGGTAGGCGGCGAAGTCCTGCAGTTCGAGAAAGGCGCCGCCCGGGTGCAGCAAGTAGTCGTACAGCGGCCGGAATTCGTCGCCAAA
This window of the Methylomusa anaerophila genome carries:
- a CDS encoding glycogen/starch/alpha-glucan phosphorylase; its protein translation is MQPLTIYNQDERVRNCVNQLIDGSLPVFGDEFRPLYDYLLHPGGAFLELQDFAAYLEAQARIDRLFRDNPARWQAAAANIARSGRFSSDRTITEYANSIWHIQP